One part of the Arabidopsis thaliana chromosome 1 sequence genome encodes these proteins:
- a CDS encoding NAD(P)-binding Rossmann-fold superfamily protein (NAD(P)-binding Rossmann-fold superfamily protein; FUNCTIONS IN: oxidoreductase activity, binding, catalytic activity; INVOLVED IN: oxidation reduction, metabolic process; LOCATED IN: plant-type cell wall; EXPRESSED IN: 22 plant structures; EXPRESSED DURING: 13 growth stages; CONTAINS InterPro DOMAIN/s: NAD(P)-binding domain (InterPro:IPR016040), Glucose/ribitol dehydrogenase (InterPro:IPR002347), Short-chain dehydrogenase/reductase SDR (InterPro:IPR002198); BEST Arabidopsis thaliana protein match is: NAD(P)-binding Rossmann-fold superfamily protein (TAIR:AT3G61220.1); Has 66869 Blast hits to 66825 proteins in 3161 species: Archae - 673; Bacteria - 45998; Metazoa - 3911; Fungi - 3425; Plants - 2362; Viruses - 0; Other Eukaryotes - 10500 (source: NCBI BLink).): MADPRVAVVTGSNKGIGFEICRQLANNGITVVLTARDENKGLAAVQKLKTENGFSDQAISFHPLDVSNPDTIASLAAFVKTRFGKLDILVNNAGVGGANVNVDVLKAQIAEAGAPTDISKIMSDTYEIVEECVKTNYYGVKRMCEAMIPLLQSSDSPRIVSIASTMGKLENVSNEWAKGVLSDAENLTEEKIDEVINEYLKDYKEGALQVKGWPTVMSGYILSKAAVIALTRVLAKRHKSFIINSVCPGFVNTEINFNTGILSVEEGAASPVKLALVPNGDPSGLFFDRANVSNF, translated from the exons ATGGCAGACCCAAG AGTTGCAGTTGTTACTGGTTCCAACAAAGGGATTGGGTTTGAGATTTGCAGGCAACTAGCTAACAATGGGATAACTGTGGTTTTAACTGCGAGAGATGAAAACAAGGGTCTTGCTGCTGTCCAAAAGCTCAAGACTGAGAATGGTTTTTCTGATCAAGCCATCTCCTTTCACCCTCTTGATGTCTCCAACCCAGACACCATCGCTTCTCTTGCTGCTTTTGTCAAGACCCGCTTCGGCAAACTCGATATTCTG GTTAATAATGCCGGAGTTGGAGGGGCGAATGTTAATGTTGATGTTCTCAAAGCTCAGATTGCTGAG GCTGGTGCGCCAACTGATATTTCCAAGATAATGAGTGATACATATGAGATAGTCGAGGAGTGTGTTAAAACAAACTACTACGGCGTTAAGCGAATGTGCGAGGCCATGATTCCTCTCCTTCAATCTTCTGATTCCCCAAGAATCGTCAGCATCGCTTCCACCATGGGAAAGTTAGAG AATGTTTCAAATGAATGGGCAAAAGGAGTGCTGAGTGATGCTGAGAACCtaacagaagagaaaatagATGAAGTGATCAATGAGTACCTCAAGGATTACAAAGAAGGTGCATTACAAGTCAAAGGTTGGCCAACAGTGATGTCTGGATACATACTATCGAAAGCTGCAGTGATCGCATTGACACGAGTATTGGCTAAGCGACACAAATCGTTCATCATCAACAGTGTTTGTCCTGGTTTCGTAAACACAGAAATCAATTTCAACACTGGGATCTTGAGCGTTGAAGAAGGTGCAGCGAGTCCAGTGAAACTGGCTTTGGTCCCTAATGGAGACCCATCTGGTCTTTTCTTTGATCGCGCCAATGTCTCCaacttttga
- a CDS encoding NAD(P)-binding Rossmann-fold superfamily protein (NAD(P)-binding Rossmann-fold superfamily protein; FUNCTIONS IN: oxidoreductase activity, binding, catalytic activity; INVOLVED IN: oxidation reduction, metabolic process; LOCATED IN: plant-type cell wall; EXPRESSED IN: 22 plant structures; EXPRESSED DURING: 13 growth stages; CONTAINS InterPro DOMAIN/s: NAD(P)-binding domain (InterPro:IPR016040), Glucose/ribitol dehydrogenase (InterPro:IPR002347), Short-chain dehydrogenase/reductase SDR (InterPro:IPR002198); BEST Arabidopsis thaliana protein match is: NAD(P)-binding Rossmann-fold superfamily protein (TAIR:AT3G61220.1); Has 1448 Blast hits to 1439 proteins in 381 species: Archae - 10; Bacteria - 625; Metazoa - 292; Fungi - 52; Plants - 346; Viruses - 0; Other Eukaryotes - 123 (source: NCBI BLink).): MKTRVLLLSKSSRLRMVFLIKPSPFTLLMSPTQTPSLLLLLLSRPASANSIFWQVNNAGVGGANVNVDVLKAQIAEAGAPTDISKIMSDTYEIVEECVKTNYYGVKRMCEAMIPLLQSSDSPRIVSIASTMGKLENVSNEWAKGVLSDAENLTEEKIDEVINEYLKDYKEGALQVKGWPTVMSGYILSKAAVIALTRVLAKRHKSFIINSVCPGFVNTEINFNTGILSVEEGAASPVKLALVPNGDPSGLFFDRANVSNF, translated from the exons ATGAAAACAAGGGTCTTGCTGCTGTCCAAAAGCTCAAGACTGAGAATGGTTTTTCTGATCAAGCCATCTCCTTTCACCCTCTTGATGTCTCCAACCCAGACACCATCGCTTCTCTTGCTGCTTTTGTCAAGACCCGCTTCGGCAAACTCGATATTCTGGcaa GTTAATAATGCCGGAGTTGGAGGGGCGAATGTTAATGTTGATGTTCTCAAAGCTCAGATTGCTGAG GCTGGTGCGCCAACTGATATTTCCAAGATAATGAGTGATACATATGAGATAGTCGAGGAGTGTGTTAAAACAAACTACTACGGCGTTAAGCGAATGTGCGAGGCCATGATTCCTCTCCTTCAATCTTCTGATTCCCCAAGAATCGTCAGCATCGCTTCCACCATGGGAAAGTTAGAG AATGTTTCAAATGAATGGGCAAAAGGAGTGCTGAGTGATGCTGAGAACCtaacagaagagaaaatagATGAAGTGATCAATGAGTACCTCAAGGATTACAAAGAAGGTGCATTACAAGTCAAAGGTTGGCCAACAGTGATGTCTGGATACATACTATCGAAAGCTGCAGTGATCGCATTGACACGAGTATTGGCTAAGCGACACAAATCGTTCATCATCAACAGTGTTTGTCCTGGTTTCGTAAACACAGAAATCAATTTCAACACTGGGATCTTGAGCGTTGAAGAAGGTGCAGCGAGTCCAGTGAAACTGGCTTTGGTCCCTAATGGAGACCCATCTGGTCTTTTCTTTGATCGCGCCAATGTCTCCaacttttga
- a CDS encoding uncharacterized protein (unknown protein; Has 12 Blast hits to 12 proteins in 5 species: Archae - 0; Bacteria - 0; Metazoa - 5; Fungi - 0; Plants - 7; Viruses - 0; Other Eukaryotes - 0 (source: NCBI BLink).), with translation MKPETKRSTATTRRRTNDGGSPFNFSSLKQAIEAIDAAKDTSINLSSLSVALSAASREMKQRKEKSHRRRETRKRDKKKKKKKDSNNNTKLVIGTKPETDAELRRWFSYFDKSFKLSLPRKVKLTSPRKLNDHNKNLKEAPICELNTDFSMNHCSESFRY, from the coding sequence aTGAAGCCGGAAACTAAGAGAAGCACCGCCACAACAAGACGGCGGACCAATGACGGTGGTTCTCCGTTCAATTTCAGCTCTCTCAAGCAAGCGATCGAGGCCATAGATGCTGCAAAGGATACTTCAATCAATCTATCGTCGTTGTCTGTGGCGTTATCCGCCGCGAGTCGTGAGATGAAGCAAAGGAAGGAGAAATCTCACCGTAGGCGAGAAACCAGGAAGAgggacaagaagaagaagaagaagaaggatagTAACAACAATACGAAGCTAGTGATCGGAACAAAGCCGGAAACGGATGCAGAATTGCGAAGATGGTTTTCATACTTCGACAAATCCTTTAAACTATCATTGCCGAGAAAGGTGAAACTAACATCGCCGAGAAAGCTCAACGATCATAATAAAAACTTGAAGGAAGCGCCGATTTGTGAGTTGAATACAGATTTCTCGATGAATCACTGCTCTGAATCCTTTAGATACTAG